One Luteimonas sp. MC1825 DNA segment encodes these proteins:
- the aceA gene encoding isocitrate lyase → MTTMPTADDLQRDWDSNPRWAGITRNYTAADVVRLRGTVRVEHSLARLGAEKLWTSLQESDFVNALGALTGNQAMQQVKAGLKAIYLSGWQVAADANLAGQMYPDQSLYPADSVPSVVRRINNALLRADQLHHAEGNDDIDFLQPIVADAEAGFGGVLNAFELMKAMIEAGAAGVHFEDQLASVKKCGHMGGKVLVPTREAVEKLNAARLAADVMGVPTLIVARTDAEAADLVTSDIDDNDVPFTTGERTVEGFYKTRKGLDQAISRGLAYAPYADLVWCETGKPDLEFARRFAEAIHAKYPGKLLAYNCSPSFNWKKNLDDATIATFQHELARLGYRFQFITLAGFHALNYSMFNLAHGYARRNMSAFVELQEAEFAAADRGFTAVKHQREVGTGYFDAVTQAIQQGQSSTTALSGSTEEEQFQQEVVAA, encoded by the coding sequence ATGACCACCATGCCAACCGCCGACGACCTGCAGCGCGACTGGGACAGCAACCCGCGCTGGGCCGGGATTACCCGCAACTACACCGCCGCCGACGTCGTGCGCCTGCGCGGCACGGTCAGGGTGGAGCATTCGCTCGCGCGCCTGGGCGCGGAGAAGCTGTGGACCTCGCTGCAGGAGAGCGACTTCGTCAACGCGCTGGGCGCACTGACCGGCAACCAGGCCATGCAGCAGGTCAAGGCCGGGCTGAAGGCGATCTACCTCAGCGGCTGGCAGGTGGCGGCCGATGCCAACCTCGCCGGGCAGATGTATCCCGACCAGTCGCTGTACCCGGCCGACTCGGTGCCGTCGGTGGTCAGGCGCATCAACAACGCGCTGCTGCGCGCCGACCAGCTGCACCATGCCGAGGGCAACGACGACATCGACTTCCTGCAGCCGATCGTGGCCGATGCCGAGGCCGGCTTTGGCGGCGTGCTCAACGCTTTCGAGCTGATGAAGGCGATGATCGAGGCGGGCGCCGCCGGCGTGCACTTCGAGGACCAGCTGGCCTCGGTGAAGAAGTGCGGGCACATGGGCGGCAAGGTGCTGGTGCCCACGCGCGAGGCGGTGGAAAAACTCAACGCCGCGCGCCTGGCCGCCGACGTCATGGGCGTGCCGACCCTGATCGTGGCGCGCACCGATGCCGAAGCCGCCGACCTGGTCACCTCCGACATCGACGACAACGATGTGCCGTTCACCACCGGCGAACGCACCGTGGAAGGCTTCTACAAGACGCGCAAGGGCCTGGACCAGGCGATCAGCCGCGGCCTGGCCTACGCACCCTACGCGGACCTGGTGTGGTGCGAGACCGGCAAGCCGGACCTCGAGTTCGCGCGCAGGTTCGCCGAGGCGATCCACGCGAAGTACCCCGGCAAGCTGCTCGCCTACAACTGCTCGCCGAGCTTCAACTGGAAGAAGAACCTCGACGACGCCACCATCGCCACGTTCCAGCACGAGCTCGCGCGGCTTGGCTACAGGTTCCAGTTCATCACCCTGGCCGGCTTCCACGCGCTGAACTACTCGATGTTCAACCTCGCGCACGGCTATGCGCGGCGCAACATGAGCGCATTCGTGGAGCTGCAGGAAGCCGAGTTCGCCGCCGCCGACCGCGGCTTCACCGCGGTCAAGCACCAGCGCGAGGTCGGCACCGGCTACTTCGACGCGGTCACCCAGGCGATCCAGCAGGGCCAGTCGTCGACCACCGCGCTCAGCGGCTCGACCGAGGAAGAGCAGTTCCAGCAGGAGGTGGTCGCGGCCTGA
- a CDS encoding YifB family Mg chelatase-like AAA ATPase yields the protein MAGLAIVHGRARAGVRAPEVTIEVYMSGGLPRMSMVGLPQATVRESKDRVRAAIRCAQYEFPPRVTTVNLAPADLPKGGGRFDLPIALGILAASDQLPRTALAGHEFLGELGLSGELRAIDGVLPAALACGEAGRVLVVPADNGAEAALARNVDVRVARTLSEVCAHLTGERSLPRACAAPVVAAMPPDLADVRGQLHARRALEVAAAGGHHLLLVGSPGCGKTLLASRLPGLLPEASEAEALEAAAIASVSGRGIDPARWRQRPFRAPHHTASAVALVGGGSEPRPGEISLAHHGVLFLDELPEWSRQALEVLREPLESGTVTVSRAARKSDFPARFQLVAAMNPCPCGWAGDVSGRCLCTADIVQRYRMRISGPLLDRIDLHVDVPRVAPAELRPDAAGGECSAAVRDRVCAARDLQLERAGCLNAHLDQAGTAAHCRLAPRDQALLERAIDALQLSARAMHRILRVARTIADLAGSAAIASEHLAEALGYRRVDRGVARAA from the coding sequence ATGGCCGGGCTCGCCATCGTGCACGGGCGTGCACGCGCCGGCGTGCGCGCGCCGGAAGTCACCATCGAGGTGTACATGAGCGGTGGCCTGCCGCGCATGAGCATGGTCGGCCTGCCACAGGCCACGGTGCGCGAATCCAAGGACCGCGTGCGCGCCGCCATCCGCTGCGCGCAGTACGAGTTCCCGCCGCGGGTCACCACCGTCAACCTCGCCCCGGCCGACCTGCCCAAGGGCGGCGGCCGCTTCGACCTGCCGATCGCGCTCGGCATCCTCGCCGCCAGCGACCAGCTGCCACGCACCGCGCTGGCCGGGCACGAGTTCCTCGGCGAACTCGGCCTCAGCGGCGAGTTGCGCGCGATCGACGGCGTGCTGCCCGCCGCACTCGCCTGCGGCGAGGCCGGGCGCGTGCTGGTGGTGCCGGCCGACAATGGCGCCGAGGCCGCGCTGGCGCGCAACGTGGACGTGCGCGTGGCGCGCACCCTGTCCGAAGTCTGCGCGCACCTCACTGGCGAGCGGTCGCTGCCGCGTGCCTGCGCCGCGCCGGTGGTCGCAGCCATGCCGCCAGACCTCGCCGATGTGCGCGGCCAGCTGCACGCGCGGCGCGCACTCGAGGTCGCCGCGGCCGGTGGTCATCACCTCCTGCTGGTGGGAAGCCCCGGATGTGGCAAGACCCTGCTGGCCTCGCGCCTGCCCGGGCTGCTGCCCGAGGCCAGCGAAGCCGAAGCGCTCGAGGCCGCGGCCATCGCCTCGGTCAGCGGGCGCGGCATCGATCCCGCGCGCTGGCGGCAGCGCCCGTTCCGCGCGCCGCACCACACCGCCAGCGCGGTCGCGCTGGTCGGCGGCGGCAGCGAACCGCGGCCGGGCGAGATCTCGCTGGCCCACCACGGCGTGCTGTTCCTGGACGAACTGCCCGAATGGAGCCGCCAGGCGCTGGAGGTCCTGCGCGAGCCGCTGGAATCGGGAACGGTCACCGTGTCGCGCGCCGCGCGGAAGAGCGATTTCCCGGCGCGCTTCCAGCTGGTCGCGGCCATGAACCCCTGCCCCTGCGGCTGGGCCGGCGATGTCTCCGGCCGCTGCCTGTGCACGGCGGATATCGTGCAGCGCTACCGCATGCGTATTTCCGGCCCGCTGCTCGACCGCATCGACCTGCATGTCGACGTACCCCGCGTCGCACCCGCGGAACTGCGTCCCGACGCGGCCGGAGGCGAGTGCAGCGCCGCGGTCCGTGACCGGGTATGTGCCGCGCGTGACCTGCAGCTCGAGCGCGCCGGTTGCCTCAACGCCCACCTCGACCAGGCCGGCACCGCCGCGCACTGCCGGCTGGCACCGCGCGACCAGGCGCTGCTGGAGCGGGCAATCGACGCGCTGCAGCTGTCGGCGCGCGCCATGCACCGCATCCTGCGCGTGGCGCGCACCATCGCCGACCTCGCCGGGAGCGCTGCCATCGCCAGCGAACACCTGGCCGAAGCGCTCGGCTACCGGCGCGTGGATCGCGGCGTGGCCCGGGCCGCGTGA
- a CDS encoding accessory factor UbiK family protein produces the protein MIDLSHIDDLARRLGSLVPPGLREGREEMQENFKSVLQAGLSRLELVTREEFEVQRAVLLRTREKLDALQAQVARLEAEAAQSPPGGPLPGTHVPH, from the coding sequence ATGATCGACCTCAGCCACATCGACGACCTCGCCCGCCGCCTTGGCAGCCTGGTGCCCCCGGGCCTGCGCGAGGGCCGCGAGGAAATGCAGGAGAACTTCAAGTCGGTGCTGCAGGCCGGGCTGTCGCGGCTGGAGCTGGTGACCCGCGAGGAGTTCGAGGTGCAGCGCGCGGTGCTGCTGCGCACGCGCGAGAAGCTCGACGCGCTGCAGGCCCAGGTCGCGCGCCTGGAAGCCGAGGCCGCACAGTCCCCGCCGGGCGGCCCGCTGCCCGGCACCCACGTCCCGCACTGA